The stretch of DNA TGCCCAAAAAGCAGGTCTTGGTAAGGATCGTTATGCTGTACTGCCTTTAGATCTTTCGGATTATAAGAGGATGCCGGAAGTCACAGCAAAGGCAATGGAGAAGTTTGGGCATATTGATATTCTGATCAATAATGCGGGCTTGTCTCAGAGGTCTCTGGCTATGGACACGGATATCGAAGTAGATAAGCATTTAATGGATGTGGATTATATAGGGACAGTTGCTCTTACTAAAGCCGTAATTCCTTACATGATCAGAAATGGAGGTGGGCAGATTGTTGTGGTTTCCAGTCTTATGGGAATATTCGGAGGACCGATGCGAAGTGGATATGCCGGAGCCAAACACGCATTGCACGGATTTTTTGATTCTCTTCGGGTAGAACTCTATAAGGAGAACATTTTGATAACCATCATTTGTCCCGGGTTTATACAAACCAATATTTCAATCAATGCGGTTACAGGAGATGGCTCATTACAGGGAACAATGGATGATGCTACAAACAAAGGAATGCCTGTCGGTATTTTTGCAGAAAAAATGCTCAGGGCTATTGAAAAAAAGAAATATCAGGTTGCTATAGGAGGACGTGAAGTTCTGGGGGTATATCTCAAGCGATTTTTCCCTTCATGGCTGGCTAAGATTACCCGTAAGGCAAAAGTGGTTTAAAACTCAGATCAGCTATTTCTGTATTGGGAGGTGCTGATTCCTGTGTATTGCTAAGGGTTCTGGGAAGATGACTTCTTTCATTTTTTGAGTGAAACGCTTTTGCATCTTAAAAGCGCATTGTTTTAAATTCCTTCGTGCCTTTGCGATTAACTAACTTCAGTTGTTTTTGAGTTTTGTTAAACTTAAACCATACAAGGGATTGAAGTATATTGGTAAAAAACCTCTCAGTTTGAGAGGTTCCAACTTTTCAGGTTGTGAAACTAACTAAGTTTTTTTAGTGGAATAAAAACCTCCCGTATTAAACGAGAGGTTAATAAACTGTTGTGATTGTAATAACACAGGTTATTAGATTATAAAGATATAAAGATTTTGACTAATTATTTTATAATTTTTATAATCAGTAGTGATCTTTTTTGTAAGAGGCAGTATATATTTACTTCTATCAACCGAAATGATTCTTTTTCTGCCAATCAAAAAGATTTATTTTTTAGAAATAAATAAATCTTTTGCCCATTATTCATTCATTAATTTTTCTCTATTAATCCAATACTTCCCTTATTGTTAGTATGTAACAATTGGTTTATTGCTTATTTTTTTAGGGTGTATTATATATCTTTGTAATTAATTATTAAAAATTATATTTACAATGAATAAAAAAATGTATTTAGTTTGGGCACATCCTAAAAAAGATTCCTTAACTGCTCAGATTGTTGATTCAATAAAGAAGCATAGTATAGAAAAAGGGTTTGAAGTTACTGAGTTAGATTTGTATCGTTCTGGTTTCAATCCTGTTTTACAAGCAAATGAAACACCTGATTGGAGTAATGAAACTCAGAATTTTTCGCAGGAAATATACGATTTATTTAATGAGTTAAAGGGAAATGATACTTTAATTTTGGTTTCTCCAATTTGGTGGTTTTCTTTTCCAGCTATCTTAAAAGGCTATATAGACAGAATTTGGAATTATGGATTAGCTTACGGAGACGGAGTTAAGTTACCTGTCAATAATGTTAGATGGATAGCTTTAGCTGGTGGAGCAGAAAAAGTATATATAAAAAAAGGAAATGATGTATATGTTAAACATTACTTTAACAATGGTATTTCTTCCTTTTGTGGTATTGAAGATTCTGAAGTTGAAATCCTTTATAATACAATTGGCTTTGATGAGGAAATTGAAAGTGATGAACATTATAAAAAATTATTTAAACAGGCGAATTCGGTAATAGATAATCTGGATTTATCATAACAAATACGATAAACACAAATCATAAGTCAAGCCATAACTATTATTGCTATGGCTCTTTTTTATATTTATGCAATTGCTTCATTTTGTTTTTTAAACTAACCGTTTTCTAGCCTTGAAAATCTAATCTTAATAATGGCTCACTATAAGTTGTTTGTACTTTCTATAACAATTTTTTCTTCTGTTGATCCAATACTTACAATTTTGTTAGTATCTAACATTAGGTAGGAAAGCTTTTTTTAAAATGTTAAATTGCTTATTTTTGTATTGCAAATGTTATAAAAAATTATATTCACAATGAAGAAAAAAATGTATTTCGTTTGGGCAAACCCCAAAAAGGAGTCATTAACAGCAAAGATTGTTAACTCAATGAAAAAGCAAGGTCTGGAAAATGGGTATGAAGTGAGCGAGTTAGATTTGTACCGTTCTGGTTTCGAGGGATCTTTAGAAGTGATGGACCATCCTGTGTGGGATAGCAAAGAACAAAACTATTCTCAGAAAGTATATGATTTATTTGATGAGGTAAAAGGAAGTGATACGGTAGTTTTCGTTTTCCCAATCTGGTGGTATTCTTTTCCTGCTATTTTAAAAGGATATATTGATAGAGTCTGGAATTATGGTTTGGCTTATGGCAATGGAAGTAAGATACCTGTCGAGAAAGTCCGTTGGGTTGCTTTGGCCGGAGATACGGAACAGTCTTTTAAAAAAAGAGATAATGATAAGTATCTTGAACATTTCACAATAAACAGCATATCCTCTTATTGCGGGATTACTGATGCTAAACTTGAAATTATCTACGATACGCTTATTTTTGATAAGGAACCAGCGGGGTCAGAGGCTTATAAAACATTATTTAAGCGAGTGAATACAATCATTGATGACCTCGATAAATAAGTAATAAAAACAAACCACAGCTATGCATACGGGCTGTGGTTTGTTTTTTATTATAATAATTATTGATTCAAAATAACAGATTCAATTATTTTTCAGCTTCTGTTTTTAAATTTCTCAACCATACCTGCAGAGATTGCTCCAATACTGTCTGAAATTTTTTATGCAGTAAGGAAACGAGCCATCCTTCCATACTTTCTTCTACGATTAATTGGGTATATCCGTTTTTTTCCGGGACAAATGTCCAGTTGTGGATAGCAAACGCTCCGAAAGCAGGGCCAGACCATCCTATTTTGTAGGGTGGTATTGCTGTGTGTAAAGTAGAGTGGACCGTTAATCCCCCGCTTTTCCAGTCAAAACTATTTCCTTTTTTGAAAGGTTCTTTCATGATTGGGTCTTGAACGTCCTTATGCCATACAGACCAATGATTAACATCACTCATGATATGGTATAGTTTTTCAGGAGAAGCGTGAATGGTAATTTGCTGTCTGGTTTGTACCGGTACGTTTCGATTGATGTTTTCCGAGGTTTTATAAGAACTGGTGAGCTCAAGTATACCAACGGTAAAAAGTACTATAATAATAATGACGGTGATAATGCTTAAAAGGATCTTTTTCATAATGACAATAGTATTATTTTGTTCTCCAAAATTATGATATCCCGGCTCATTCAAATTGTAAGAAAACGAAAATAAGCTACATGATTATATGAATAATTTCTTCTTTCTAAAAATAGAAGTTAAGTATTTTTTCAAGTGAAAAAAAATGATTAATTTCCGCTGCAGAAAAAAGTCCGAAACCATTTGGTTTCGGACTAAAAAAAACAGTTTAAAACTATTAACACTAATAAACGACTATTTTAAAGTTGTAAAAATTGTAATCAATCTGAAATCGAAAATTCTTACGCCCTTTTCTTGGATTTAATTTTTTTCTCCATTTGTGTTTTTTATATAAAAAGAAATTGAATTTTGGGCTTTTTAACATTGAAGACAGTGATCAAAAATGTTTCTATCAAAATAGTCTGTTATTCCTTTTTGTTTGTGTTTTTTTAGGATATGATCATACGATCATGTTGTCAATAGATTATTTTATCTGATCTGTTTTTTTGTTATTCCTTTTATCTTGCATTATCTGTTTGGAACTTAATGTTTATCCTCCTGATTTTGTTTTATGATTTAATATTTTCGTACTGCAAAACTACCATGAAAAATTATACGAACAAATAGTGGGAGGTTTATTGTGAAGAGATGTGTTTATTTATGTATGTTTGTGTATGTGTAATTCTTTTATTGTGCTTGTTGTAAAAGAAAAATAAGGTTTTGTGTGCCAAAAAACTCATAAATACACAAAGTGGAAATAGGGTGAATCAGAGTAGTAAAAATCAAAATATATACCTTTAAAGTAATTCCCAATTTGTATATATTTGTTAAAATAATTAAAAGACAATGCATAACGACAAAATATTAAAAACATCTATATTCTTTATTGTTTTTTTTATTTTTTATCTGGATGTCAGAGCACAGAATTCTAGTAGAGAGATAGACAGTATAAGCCAATTATTGGAGAAAAACTACAGAAATGGGGATACCAATCCGGGGCATACTCTTAAAAATGCTACGATTCTTTATTATTTATCCCGGGAAAAAAAATTCTATCCGGGTCAGATTAATTCTATTTTTGAAGAAGTTAAACTCAGTCAGTTGAATGGTGATTTTGACTCGGCGCTTACAAAAATTAATGAAGGGATAGACTTAGCCAGATCTCAAAATGACTATAATATGGTCTGCCGTATTTTGCTTTTGTATCAAAAAGTACTTTTACAATTAGATCATTTAAGTACAGCAAAACATATTTTAGAGAGAGCTGAGAGTTATAATCACCTTGTGAAAAACAAAGAGGATAAACTAATCAACGGTATTTACATTACACTGGCAAAAGCAGATTTGTTGACGATTAACGAAAGTTTTGATGAAAACAGAGTAAAAGAAGTTATAAAATTAAAAAAACAAGCTTATTCAGAATGTTTGAAAATCAGTGATACCCATAAGTTTAAAAAAGCAACGGTGATCTATACCCTTGGTTCTTTGGCTGATTCTCTTGCTTGTTTCAACAAAATTGATGAAGCTAAATCGTACTTGGATATTATCGACCGGTTCCTGATCTCATTTCCAGATGATACCTTTATTATACAGAATCTAATCACAAAAGGAGTTGTTGAAAAAGCATTAGGAAACTATCCTACCGCTATTGGTTATTTTTCAAAGGCTATTGCAGATTCAGAACATGATCATAATCGGTCCAGACAAAATGAACTCTATTCAATGCTTGCTGATACGTATGACAAAATGAAAGATTTTGAAAAAGCGACTTCTTATTCAAAAAAATATATGCGTCTCGTAGATAGTGTTGATTTGGTAAAGAAAAAATCCGGAGATGTTAACTTTATTAATAAAATAAATCTCAAGGTCTCTGATAATAAAGAGACAAGGAATATAGGGATACTGAATGTAGCTGTAGGGGTAGGTCTTGTTATTCTTGCGGGACTTGCAATATTCTTTTATCGTAGAAAATCCAAGAATAAAAAAAATGAAGATGTTGCTGAATATAAAGTGAAAGATGAGATTCAGGATGATATTCGTCCCGAAAAATATGAACCGGAAATCAATATGAATGAAAATAATTCTCTAAATACAAAATCTGAGAATACGAAAGAATTAATCCTTTTGGCCAAAGAAGATATTAATGCTTTTTATATAGAATTCCAAAAAGTCTATCCTCACTTTTATACATCACTCAAAAATAAATATCCTGATCTCAATATTTCTGATATTAATTTCTGTTCGCTTGTGAAAATGAATTTTGGGATTAAGGAAATATCCCAGTATACCAATTCTACAATTCGGGCAGCTGAAGCCAGACGATATAGAATTAACAAGAAAATGGAATTGAAAAATCAGAATGAATTGTATATGGTGTTGTCATCGT from Chryseobacterium piperi encodes:
- a CDS encoding NAD(P)H oxidoreductase, encoding MKKKMYFVWANPKKESLTAKIVNSMKKQGLENGYEVSELDLYRSGFEGSLEVMDHPVWDSKEQNYSQKVYDLFDEVKGSDTVVFVFPIWWYSFPAILKGYIDRVWNYGLAYGNGSKIPVEKVRWVALAGDTEQSFKKRDNDKYLEHFTINSISSYCGITDAKLEIIYDTLIFDKEPAGSEAYKTLFKRVNTIIDDLDK
- a CDS encoding SDR family oxidoreductase, whose protein sequence is MSKYFNDKTVWITGASSGIGEALVMELAAKTTATIILSSRNEGKLEEIAQKAGLGKDRYAVLPLDLSDYKRMPEVTAKAMEKFGHIDILINNAGLSQRSLAMDTDIEVDKHLMDVDYIGTVALTKAVIPYMIRNGGGQIVVVSSLMGIFGGPMRSGYAGAKHALHGFFDSLRVELYKENILITIICPGFIQTNISINAVTGDGSLQGTMDDATNKGMPVGIFAEKMLRAIEKKKYQVAIGGREVLGVYLKRFFPSWLAKITRKAKVV
- a CDS encoding NAD(P)H oxidoreductase, whose protein sequence is MNKKMYLVWAHPKKDSLTAQIVDSIKKHSIEKGFEVTELDLYRSGFNPVLQANETPDWSNETQNFSQEIYDLFNELKGNDTLILVSPIWWFSFPAILKGYIDRIWNYGLAYGDGVKLPVNNVRWIALAGGAEKVYIKKGNDVYVKHYFNNGISSFCGIEDSEVEILYNTIGFDEEIESDEHYKKLFKQANSVIDNLDLS
- a CDS encoding SRPBCC family protein, with the translated sequence MKKILLSIITVIIIIVLFTVGILELTSSYKTSENINRNVPVQTRQQITIHASPEKLYHIMSDVNHWSVWHKDVQDPIMKEPFKKGNSFDWKSGGLTVHSTLHTAIPPYKIGWSGPAFGAFAIHNWTFVPEKNGYTQLIVEESMEGWLVSLLHKKFQTVLEQSLQVWLRNLKTEAEK
- a CDS encoding tetratricopeptide repeat protein, yielding MHNDKILKTSIFFIVFFIFYLDVRAQNSSREIDSISQLLEKNYRNGDTNPGHTLKNATILYYLSREKKFYPGQINSIFEEVKLSQLNGDFDSALTKINEGIDLARSQNDYNMVCRILLLYQKVLLQLDHLSTAKHILERAESYNHLVKNKEDKLINGIYITLAKADLLTINESFDENRVKEVIKLKKQAYSECLKISDTHKFKKATVIYTLGSLADSLACFNKIDEAKSYLDIIDRFLISFPDDTFIIQNLITKGVVEKALGNYPTAIGYFSKAIADSEHDHNRSRQNELYSMLADTYDKMKDFEKATSYSKKYMRLVDSVDLVKKKSGDVNFINKINLKVSDNKETRNIGILNVAVGVGLVILAGLAIFFYRRKSKNKKNEDVAEYKVKDEIQDDIRPEKYEPEINMNENNSLNTKSENTKELILLAKEDINAFYIEFQKVYPHFYTSLKNKYPDLNISDINFCSLVKMNFGIKEISQYTNSTIRAAEARRYRINKKMELKNQNELYMVLSSFN